A stretch of the Nothobranchius furzeri strain GRZ-AD chromosome 5, NfurGRZ-RIMD1, whole genome shotgun sequence genome encodes the following:
- the eif3g gene encoding eukaryotic translation initiation factor 3 subunit G has product MPSIEYDDSKPSWADQVEEEVDEGTLPSPKETIKGNIKTITEYKIDDDGKKFKIVRTFKIETRKASKAVARRKNWKKFGNSEFDPPGPNVATTTVSDDVFMTFISSKEDLNAQDQDEDPMNKLKGQKIVSCRICKGDHWTTRCPYKDTLGPMQKELAEQLGLSTGDKEKTAGSAEPEPVQPAQSKTGKYVPPSLRDGGTRRGESMQPNRRADDNATIRVTNLSEDTRETDLQELFRPFGSISRIYLAKDKNTGQSKGFAFISFHRREDAARAIAGVSGFGYDHLILNVEWAKPSNN; this is encoded by the exons ATGCCGTCGATTGAATACGACGA CTCAAAGCCCAGCTGGGCTGACCAGGTGGAGGAGGAAGTAGATGAAG GCACATTACCATCACCAAAGGAGACCATCAAAGGAAACATCAAAACAATCACTGAGTATAAGATAGATGATGATGGTAAAAAGTTCAAG ATTGTGCGGACCTTCAAGATCGAGACGAGGAAAGCCTCAAAAGCTGTTGCCAGAAGAAAG AACTGGAAGAAGTTCGGCAACTCTGAGTTTGACCCACCGGGTCCTAATGTTGCAACCACCACTGTCAGCGATGACGTCTTCATGACTTTCATCTCCAGCAAGGAG GACCTGAATGCCCAAGACCAAGATGAGGATCCAATGAACAAGCTCAAAGGGCAGAAGATTGTGTCTTGTCGTATTTGTAAAGGGGACCATTGGACGACCCGCTGCCCGTATAAGGACACGCTGGGCCCCATGCAGAAGGAGCTGGCTGAGCAGCTTGGGCTTTCCACTGGAGACAAGGAAAAGACTGCTGGTTCTG CTGAGCCAGAGCCTGTTCAGCCTGCACAAAGCAAAACTGGAAAGTATGTCCCGCCGAGCCTGAGAGATGGAGGCACAAGAAGAGGGGAGTCTATGCAGCCTAACCGCAGAG CTGATGACAACGCTACCATCCGTGTGACCAACCTGTCTGAGGACACTCGTGAGACAGACTTGCAGGAGCTTTTCAGACCGTTTGGTTCCATCTCAAGGATCTATCTGGCAAAGGACAAGAACACGGGACAGTCCAAG GGATTTGCCTTCATCAGTTTCCACCGTAGGGAGGATGCTGCCAGAGCCATAGCAGGAGTGTCAGGATTTGGATATGATCATCTTATTCTCAATGTTGAATGGGCCAA ACCATCAAACAACTGA